The genomic window TTCGGCGTCAACACCGGGCTGCGCGACGGCAGCCCGCTGGCCATCGGCTTCAGCCTGGTCTGCATCGTGGTCGCCTCGCTGAGCTTCGTGCTCAGCTTCCACGAGGTCGAGGAGGGCGTCCGGATGGGGCTGCCCCAGCGCTACTCCTGGACCGCCGCCTTCGGCATCCTGGTCAGCCTGGTCTGGCTCTACCTGGAGATCCTGCGGCTGCTCAGCTACTTCCAGGGCGACGACTGACCGCGCCCGCCGCACGAGCTCGGCGCCCGCCTCCGCGACAGCGGCGGCGGGCGCCGTCGTTTTCCCGCCGCCGCCGGGCCGCCCGGGGCAGAGTGGGACCCGGGGGTACGTCGGCGAGGAGGTCGCGGTGCGGAGTGCCAATCCGGTGCTGACCCGACTGGACGACGTCGGCCGGACCGAACGCCAGGTGCTCGGGGTCGGTGCCGCCGAGGCGATGACCGTGGACGACGTGGTCACCCGGACGACCGGCCTGCTGCTGCTCACCGGCGTCACCGCGGCGGTCGCCTGGGTGGTGTTCCCGCAGGCGGTGTGGCTCCCGGCGGCGCTGGCCGGGAGCGCGCTCGCCGGGCTGGTGCTGGTGCTGGTCATCTCGCTGAAGCAGATCACCAACCCGCTGCCCATCGCGGCGTACGCGGTGCTCCAGGGCCTGCTGCTCGGCGTGGCCAGCCGGGCCTTCGAACTGATCTACCCCGGCATCGTGGTGCAGGCGGTGGTCGGCACGTTCGGCGTCTTCCTTGGCATGGCACTGCTCTACCGGGCCCGGCTGATCCGGGCCACCCCGCGGCTGGCCCGGCTGGTCGTCGGGGCGCTGCTCGGCATCGTCGCGCTCAGCCTGGTCAACCTGGTGGCCTACCTGCTCACCGGCCGGCAGGGGCTGGAGGCGTACAGCCTCACCGCCGAGGTCGGCTGGCTGCCGTACGTCATCTCCGGGGTGGCGATCATCGCCGGGGCGTTCAGCTTCATCCTCGACTTCGACCTGGTCGAGCGATCGGTCCGCGCCGGCCTGCCCCGCCGGTACGCCTGGTTCTGCGCGTTCGGCCTGCTGGTCGGGTTGATCTTCCTGTACTGGCAGATCCTGCGCCTGCTCAGCTACCTGCGCCGGTGACCCGCGGCCCCTCGTAGACTCGGCGGCGATGAGCGCAGCGGAGTTGGACCGGGCGGTGGAGCTGCTGGTCCGTCAGGTCGGTCACTGGCAGCAGCCCCGGTGGTCGGCGGCGGCCGAGGGCGGCAACGTGTCCCGGGCCGCCCTGGTGCACAAGCTGGTGCAGGAGATCGCCAACCTGGCGGCGGACGCGGAGGGAGAGCCGCGGCGGGACGTACCCCGGTTGGCCAACGACCTGGTGCTGCCCGACCAGCTCCGGGTGGTCGCGGCCGATCTGCTGGCGGCCGGCCCGCCGGAGGCGGTGCTCACCCGGGCCGCCGAGGCGGTCACCGCGACCCGCTCGGCGCTCTGACGGCGGCGCGACGCGCGCGGCGGCTCAGCGCTTGAGCCAGCGCCGCACCTTCCGCCGCCGGGCCCGGTCGCGGGCCCGGGCGGCGGCCCGCACGTCCCGGCCGGCCGCCGCGGCCTGCCGCGCATGCAGGATGCCGTACGTGAAGGTGTTCTCGCCGTCGGCGTACGCGCGCAGCGCCTGCCGCCGCAGCACCTCGCGGGTGACCACCGAGTCCTGGTGCGTGCCGAGCAGGTCCTGCAGGTCCTTGAGCCGGTCCACCAGCCTGCCGGCCGGCTTCCCGACCGCCGGCTCGCGGACCTCGACGGCGTACCGGGCCGTCTTGTCCGCCTTCCGCGCCTCGTGCAGCGCGACGTCCTCGGCCGCGCCGGTCGGGTGGTCGCCGGCGAGGGCTTGGTCCAGCCGGTCGTCCGCCCGGGTCACCGCCCGGCGGACCCGCCGGGCGACCCACCGCGCGTCGACCGTCCGCGCGGTCGGCCCCTCCAGCAGCGCGTCCAGCCGGGCCAGCAGGCCGGTGTACCGGTCGGAGCCGAGCGCCGCGCGCAGCTCGTCCAGGGCGGTTGCCAGGTCGGCGGCGAACCGGGCGGAGATCCGCGCCGCGACCGGGCCGAGCACCAGGTCGGCGGGTTCGGCGTGGACCGCGTCGGTGAGCCGGGCCGCCATCACCTGGGTGTCACGGACCGGCCCGAGCTGGGCGCCGAGCCAGCGCAGCTCGGCCCGCACCCACTCGCTCTCCCGGCGGTCCCACAGCCCGCGGAAGGTCCGCAGGGTGGACCGCAGCCGGCGGACGGCGACCCGCATGTCGTGCACCGCGTCCTCGACGCCGCCGATCGCGCCGGGGTGGTTGGCGATCAGCACGTCGCGTTGGGCGAGGGCGTAGTCGAGGACGGGCGCGGCGCCGGGTTCGGGGGCGGTCGCCGGGACGGCGAGCCGGGTGGCCAGCGCCCGGTGCGACTTGGAGACCGGCACCGGGCGGGCGCCGGCCGCGCGCAGCCGGTCGTCCACCGCGTCGAGCAGCGCGTCGTCGCCGTCGACCAGTTCGACCTCGATCTCCCGCCAGGCCTGCCGCTCGCCGGTGACCAGGTCACGTCCCTCGACGGTGTCCTCGGCGACCTCGGCCAGCACCCGGCCCCGCCCGTCGAGCAGCCGGCGCTCGATCCGTCGGGTGGTGATTCGCGCCGCCGGGGCCACCGGCTGCCCCCGGGACGCGGCCCGGAAGAGCGCGACCAGCTCCGCCGGCGGGGCGTCGTCGTCCGCCCCGGCGGGGAACTGGTACTCGGTCCGGTCGCCGCCGGCCGAGCCGACCTTCAGGTGCCAGCCCGCGTCGTGCCCGCCGGTACGCCGGCGCAGCGCGAACCCGCCGCGGGCCAGCCGGAGGTCGGCGGTGTCCAGGTAGACCGCGTCGAGGTCGAAGGCGGTGGCGTCCGACGTGGTCGTGACGCCACCGCACCCCGTCAGGTCCGGCAGCCGGAATCCCTCGTCCGCGGAGTACTTGCGCTCCCGTTCCACCACCGTCGCCATGAGGGATCGGTACCCGGACACGGGAGCGCCGAATCGGGCCTCAGCACAGCCGTTCGAGCACCATCGCCATGCCCTGGCCGCCACCGACGCACATGGTCTCCAGACCGATGGTCTTGTCGTGCCACTCCAGGGCGTTGAGCAGGGTGCCGGTGATCCGGGCGCCGGTCATGCCGAACGGGTGCCCGACGGCGATCGCGCCGCCCATCACGTTCAGCTTCTCCTCGGGGATGCCGAGCTGCCGGTAGGAGGGGATCACCTGGGCGGCGAACGCCTCGTTGATCTCGACCAGGTCGACGTCGTCGATGGTCATCCCGGCCCGCTTCAGGGCCTGCTTGGAGGCCTCGACCGGGCCCAGGCCCATGATCTCCGGCGACAGCGCGGTGACGCCGGTCGACACGATCCGGGCCAGCGGGGTGAGCCCGAGGTCCTGCGCCCGCTGGGCGCTCATGATCACCACGGCGGCGGCGCCGTCGTTGAGCGGGCAGCAGTTGCCGGCGGTGATCCGGCCGTCCGGGCGGAAGACCGGCTTCAGGCCGGAGACCGCCTCCAGGGTCACCCCGGGGCGCGGCCCGTCGTCGCCGCTGACGACGGTGCCGTCCGGCGTGGTGACCGGGGTGATCTCACGGGCCCAGAAGCCGTCGGCGATCGCCTTCTCGGCCAGGTTCTGGCTGCGGACGCCGAAGGCGTCCATGTCCTCGCGGGTGACGTCGTACACCTGGGCGAGGTTCTCCGCGGTCTGCCCCATGGTCAGGTAGATGTCGGGGAGCTGGCCGTCCTCCCGCGGGTCGGTCCACACCTCGGCGCCACCCTGCGCGCGGGCCTTCGACCGCTCGTGGGCCGCCGCGAAGCGCGGGTTCTCCCAACCGCCGCCGACCAGCGCCTGCGCCTCCGGCGGCAGGGTGTCGGAGTTGCCCCGGGCGTACCGGGAGACCATCTCGACGCCGGCGGAGATGAAGACGTCGCCCTCGCCGGCTCGGATCGCGTGCATCGCCATCCGGGTGGTCTGCAGCGAGGAGGCGCAGTAGCGGGTCAGGGTGGCGCCCGGCAGGCCGTCGAGGCCCATCAGGGTGGCGACCACCCGGGCCATGTTGAAGCCCTGCTCGCCGCCGGGTAGGCCGCAGCCCAGGTAGAGGTCGTCGATCTCGGCCGGGTCGAGCCCGGGAACCTTGGCCAGGGCGGCCTGGACGATGGTCGCGGCGAGGTCGTCCGAGCGGACGTCACGGAGCGAACCCTTGAACGCGCGGCCGATGGGGGACCGGGCGGTGGCGACGATGACGGCGTCGCGGGACGACTCAATCGGCATGAACCAACGTTAACCCGCGAGTAACTTGACGCGGAAGAAGCCCGCCCGGCGGGAAATGTCACCCCCGCCGGGGCGGTCAGTGGTGGCGGGAGGCGACCGCCGCGGCGGCGGAGACGGCCGGCAGGAGGGCGTGCGCCCAGACCCGGTAGCCGTCGGCGGAGGGGTGGTAGCCGTCGTGGCAGAGCGTTCCCGCGTCGGCCCGGAACACGGGCCCGGTCTCGGTGGCCAGGTCGACCACGCTGCCGCCCGCGTCCAGCACGGCCGTCGTCTGGGTCCGGGCGACCCGCCGCCCGGACCAGCCGAGCACCTGCCGCAGCGGGGAGGCCACCGCGCGGACCGCGCCGAGGTCGGGGCAGGTGCCCACGACCACCTCGACGTGCGCCTCGCGCAGCCGGCGCACCGCCGCGGCGAGGTAGGCCGCCGCGTCGGCCGGCCGGGTCATCGTGGTGGCGTCGTTGGCGCCGACCAGGATCAACGCCACGTCGGGGCGCTCGCCCAGCAGCGCCCGGGCCACCTGGGTGGCCAGGTCCGTCGAGCGGGAGCCGGCGACGCCGACGCTGGAGAGGTGCACCTGCCAGCCGGTCGGGCCCTCGGCGAGCAGGTGGGCCAGCTGCCCGCCGACGGTCTCCTCGAAGCGTTCCACCCCGACGCCGAGCGCCGAGGAGTCGCCGAGCAGCACCAGGCGCAGCGGTGGCGCGCCCGCGCGGCCGACCGTGGCGCGCAGGGCGAGGCCCAGCTCCGGCTGGGCGTACCGGCGGTTACGGGCGGCGATGGCCTGGCCGGCGAGGACGGCGGCCCCGCCCACCGTGCCGGCGACGAGCGAGAGCGCCGCGGCCCGACCCAGCCGGAACGCGAGCTCGTGGTGCTCGGTCATGCCGTCACCTCCCTGCGGTCGACGGCACCCGTGCCGGTCAGCTCGCTCATGCCAGTCCCTCCAGTGTGGGTGAGTCGGCGGCGGGGCCGGGTTGCGGCACCGCGCCGACGCCGAAGAAGGCCCGCCGCCGCAGCTGCGCCCAGCGGCCGCCCGGCCCCCGGTCGCGGCCCCGGACCTGGACGCCGCTGACCTCGGTGCCGGCGTGCCGGGCCGCCTCGTGGGCCGCCTCCGGCAGCGACCGTACGCCTTCGCCCCGGGCGACCGCCGCCCGGCGTTCCTGGCCCGCGCCGAGCGCGGAGAGCACGGTGGGCAGGAGCGCCGCCGCGGCCACCGCGTACCCCTCGGCGGACGGGTGGAACCGGTCCCAGGCGAACATCCGGGCCGGCTCGGCGGCGAACCGGGGACCCAGCATGTCGCCCAGGGAGACCGTCCAGCCGCCCGCCTCGACCACCGCCACCGTCTGGGCGGCGGCCAGCTGCCGGCTCCAGCGCCGGGCCAGCCAGCGCAGCGGCGGCTGGATGGGCCGGATCGCGCCCAGGTCGGGGCAGGTGCCGACGACCACCTCGCAGCCGGCCTCCTGCAGCGTGCGGACCGCGTCGACCAGGTAGCGCACGGCCAGCGCCGGCGGGGTCCGGTTGGTGACGTCGTTGCCGCCGATCAGGATCACCGCGATGTCCGGTTCGACCTCCAGGGCCGACTCGACCTGCGGCTTGAGCCCGGCCGAGAGGGAGCCGACCACCGCGTACCGGTGCAGCCGCACCGGCCGGTGCAGCCGGCGGGACAGCCCGGTGGCCAGCAGCGCGCCGGGGGTCTCCCGGCGGCGGTGCACGCCGTAGCCGGCGGCGGAGGAGTCGCCGAGGATCACCATGGTCATCGGCGGGCCGGGGAACTTCGCGCCGTACGTCCCGTCGCAGCGCGGCGGGGGAGCCTCGGCCATCGGGATGGTCCGCCGGGCCTGACGGGCCTGGCCGAGCAGCACCCCACCCGTCGCGACGGTGGCCGCCACCGTGGCGCCCGTGCCGATCGCCGCCACCCGGGCGATCCGCCGGGCGCGCTGCCAGCCGGTCGGTACGACGGAACCAGCGTCCCCCATGAGGCGACATTATCGCGCTGGCCCGACACCCCGCTCTCCGCGCGACGGCTGGTTCGCGGCTGGGAGCCGACCGTTCTGGGTACCTGTTCCGGCAGGGCCGCCGACCGACGGTCCGGTCGGCGGGCGGAGCGGGCTTGCGCCCGGGAGGCACGCTGGTCGAGCGGAAAGGGGCTCAGACGATGGGGAAGACGTTGAAGCGGAGCGCGGCGTTCACCGCGCTGGCGCGGGCACTCATGGCGGGCTCGCGGGGCGGGCCGTCGCTGGGCGAGCGGCTGGCCGCGCTGCCCCGGATGATCAGGGCGACCGCCCGGGGGGAGTACGACGGCGGTCTGCGACTGGCGATGATGACGGCGGCGACGGCGTACGTGGTCTCCCCGGTCGACGTGGTCCCGGAGCTGTTCCTGACCGTCTTCGGGCTGGTGGACGACGCGGTGATGGTCACCTGGCTGGCCGGCAGCGTGCTGTCGGAGACCGAGCGCTTCCTGGAATGGGAGGCACGTCGCAGCTCCGTCATCCCCGGACATGTGACGCCCTGACGGCACGTACCCTGGGCGTCGAGAAATACGTCTGCCCGGCCGCCGTCGCCGGCGCCGCAACGAAGGGCACAACGAGGTGCAGTACTACGACAACGTCGTCGAGCTGATCGGCAACACCCCGCTGGTACGGCTACGCAACGTCACCGAGGGCATCCAGGCGACCGTGCTGGCGAAGGTGGAGTACCTCAACCCGGGCGGTTCGGTGAAGGACCGGATCGCGCTGCGGATGGTGGAGGACGCCGAGGCCGCGGGCATCCTCGGGCCCGGCGGCACCATCGTCGAGCCGACCAGTGGCAACACCGGCGTCGGGCTGGCCCTGGTGGCCCAGCTCAAGGGCTACAAGTGCGTCTTCGTCTGCCCGGACAAGGTCAGCCAGGACAAGCAGGACGTGCTGCGCGCGTACGGCGCCGAGGTGGTGGTCTGCCCGACCGCCGTCGCGCCGGAGGACCCGCGCTCCTACTACAACGTCTCCGACCGGCTGGCCCGGGAGATCCCCGGCGCCTGGAAGCCCGACCAGTACAGCAACCCGGCCAACCCGCGCTCGCACTACGAGACCACCGGCCCGGAGCTGTGGAAGCAGACGGAGGGGGAGATCACCCACTTCGTCGCGGGCGTCGGCACCGGCGGCACCATCTCCGGCATCGGCCGCTACCTCAAGGAGGCCTCCGAGGGCCGGGTGAAGGTCATCGGCGCCGACCCGGAGGGCTCGGTCTACTCCGGCGGCACCGGCCGGCCGTACCTGGTCGAGGGCGTCGGTGAGGACTTCTGGCCGGAGACGTACGACCGGGGTGTGGCCGACGAGATCGTGGAGGTCTCCGACAAGGAGTCCTTCGAGATGACCCGGCGGCTGGCCCGCGAGGAGGGGCTGCTGGTCGGCGGCTCCTGCGGGATGGCCGTGGTGGCGGCGCTGGAGGTGGCCCGCAAGGCCGGCCCGGACGACGTGATCGTGGTACTGCTGCCGGACAGCGGTAAGGGCTACCTGTCGAAGATCTTCAACGACAAGTGGATGGCCCGGTACGGTTTCCTGGACAACTCGGGCACCGAGCCGACCGTCGCCGACGCCCTCGCCGGCAAGCCGGGCGGCCTGCCCGAGCTGGTGCACGTGCACCCGACCGAGACGGTCCGCGACGCCATCGACTACATGCGCGAGTACGGCGTCTCCCAGCTTCCGGTGCTCAAGGCCGAGCCGCCGGTGGTGACCGGCGAGGTGGCCGGCTCGATCGCCGAGAAGGACCTGCTCGACGCGCTCTTCACCGGCCAGGCGCACCTGCACGACATGATCGAGCGGCACATGGCCGAGCCGCTGCCGATGATCGGCGGCGGCCAGCCGGTGAGCGAGGCGGTCGGCCTGCTGGAGAAGTCCGACGCGGCGCTGGTGCTGGTCGACGGCAAGCCCAAGGGCGTGCTCACCCGCCAGGACCTCCTCGCCCACCTCGGCGCCCGCTGACCCAGGTCGACAGGGCCGCTCCCGCTGGGGAGCGGCCCTGTCGTCGTCAGCGGCCCAGTTCGGTGGGGACGGCGACCACGTCGACGAAGGCGCCCTTGCGCAGCACGGTGACCGGGAGGCGGGCGCCGATGGCCGGGCCGAGCATCAGCCGTTGCAGGCCCTGGCCGTCCTGCACCGACCGGCCGCCGGCCGAGACGATGACGTCCCCCAGGTAGAGCCCGGCCACCCCGGCGGGGCTGCCCGGGACGACCTCGACCACCCGCAGGCCGCGCCGCTGCCCGGTGCGTTCGGTGAGCTCCGGGGGGAGCGGCACCGGCACCCCGGCGACACCCAGCCAGGCCCGCCGGACCCGACCGTCGGTGGTCAGGTCGGCGATGATCTGCCGGGTGGTGGCGTTGATCGGTACGGCCAGCCCGAGGCCGTACCCGGCGACCGCGGTGTTCACCCCGACCACCCGGCCGGCGGAGTCGGCCAGCGCGCCGCCGGAGTTGCCCGGGTTGAGCGCGGCGTCGGTCTGGATGACGTCCTCGATCAGCCGGACCAGCCGCCCGTCCCGGGCCGGCAGCGACCGGCCCAGCCCGGAGACCACCCCGGCGGTGACCGAGCCGGCCAACCCCATCGGGTTGCCGACCGCCACCACGAGCTGTCCGATCCGCAGGCCGTCCGCGTCGCCCAGCTCCACCGGCGGCACCGCCGGCTCCTCGGCCCGCAGCACGGCCAGGTCCGACAGCGGGTCGGCGCCGACCACCCGGAACCGGGTCTCGGTGCCGTCGCCGAAGGCGGCCGAGCCGCCGCCGGCACCCTGCACGACGTGGGCGCTGGTCAACAGCAGGCCCTCGCCGTCGATGGTGACGGCCGAGCCGGCGCCGGCCCCGCGCGGGGTCCGCACCGACAGGGCGGCGACGCTGGGCAGCACCCGTGCCGCCACGCCGGTCACCACCCGGGAGTACGCGTCCAGGGCGGTCTCCTCCGCCCGCTCGCCGTGATCCGTGTCCATGCATCCGGCAACGCGGTCGCATCGACCGGCATGCCCCGATCCGCTGAGAGCGAACGGCGGTCGGGACGCTTGAGGCGGTCAGAGCGGGCGTTCGTACCGCAGTTGGGGGACGAGGGTGGCGCCGATGTGCTCGTCGCGCCGCGCGCCGGTGGGCGTCCAGCCGCCGCGTTCGTAGAAGGCGCGGGCGGGGGTGTTCTCCCGGAGCACCCAGAGCACCGCCCGGGACCAGCCGCGCGCCCGCATGGCGGCCAGGGCGTCGACCATCAGCACGCGACCGTTGCCCCGGCCGCGCTCCTCCGGTTCCAGGTGGATCGCGTTGAGCAGGCCGGTCGCCGGGTCGTCCTCGTCGTCGGGGCCCAGGTAGCTGAAGCCGACCAGCCGGCCGTCCCGCTCCGCGACGGTCATCCGGTGGTCGTCGCGCTCCCAGGTCCACCGCTCCACCCAGTACCGCCCCATCGCCTCCGGCGTCGGGTCGGCCAGCGCCTCCGCCGGCAGGAACGACGAGTACGCCGCGACCCGCGACCGCTGGTGCAGGGCGCCCACCGGCATCAGGTCGGCCTCGGTGGCGGGGCGCAGGGTGACCGTCATCCGGCCGAGGCTACCCGCCGGGGCGGGACCGGCACGGTCATCAGGTCCTCGGCGACGATCAGGTCCCCGTCGAAGTGCTCGCGGGCCTCGTCGGCGAAGCGGCGCGGGTCGGCGTACCGCTGGGAGAAGTGAGTGAGCAGCAGCGTTTGTACCCCCGACTCGGCCGCCACCCGGGCGGCCTGCGCCGCGGTGAGGTGGCCGACCTCGGCGGCGAGCGCGGCCTCCGAATCCAGGAAGGTCGACTCGATGACCAGCAGATCGGCGAGCTCGGCGAGGGCGTACACCCCGTCGCAGAGCCCGGTGTCCATCACAAAGGCGAATCGCTGCCCCGGGCGGGTCACGCTCACCTCGTCCCGGGTGACGCGGCGCCCGTCCAGGTCGAGGTGGCCGACGCGCTGCAGCTCGCCGACCGCCGGGCCCGCGATGCCGTACGCGGACAGCTTTTCCGGCAGCATCCGGCAGCCGTCCGGCTCGACCAGCCGGTAGCCGTACGTCTCGATCGGGTGCCGCAGCCGGCGGGCCTCCAGCGTGCCGATGCCCAGCGTGATCCGCTGCCCGTCGGCGTCGATCGGCTCGACGCGCAGCTCGGCGGTCTCGTAGAAGGAGCTGGCGTGGCGCAGCCGGGCGAAGTACTCGGCGCCGCCGGCCGGGAAGTGCACGGTCACCGGGTGCGGCACCCGGTCCAGGGAGAGCCGCTGGATCATGCCGGGCAGCCCCAGGCAGTGGTCGCCGTGGAAGTGGGTGACGCAGATCCGGGTGAGGTCGGTGGCGGAGATCCCGGTGTGCAGCATCTGCCGCTGGCTGCCCTCGCCCGGGTCGAAGAGGAGCACCTCGTCGTCCCAGCGCAGCAGGTAGCCGTTGTGGTTGCGGTACCGGGTGGGCGCCTGGCTGGCCGTCCCGAGCACCGCCAGCTCGCGCATCGACACGGTCCTGACCTCCGGCGGCTGAGTGACCGGTCCGGCAACGCCGGACATGAAGCGACCCCCGGGGCTTCCGCGCTCACGCGCAGGCCGGCTGGACTGGGCCGGCACCCCGGGGGTCGGGTGGCTGTCGTGGTTTCGCCGCACCGCTGCCACACGGTCTCGACGATGGTGCAATTTTTGCCCGCCTCGCGGCGGACGAGATTTCACTGTCGAGGACAGCGGCTAGCGGACAGCCACCTCACGAGTCCGATTGCTATACAAGTCTGGACCACCTCCTTTCCCGTGTACCGCCACGCTATCGACTCTCCGGCGGCCCCGGCAACGGATTTCGATCACAGGCCCGGCCGGGAATGTCCGGTGGACGCCCGCAGCGCCCGGCCCGCGAGGTCGCGCAGGTGGTTGCGGAGTTCGGGGGGCTCGTGCACCTCGACCTCACTGCCGAGCGTGGTGAGCCGGAACGCGAGCCAGTCCAGGGTGTCGACGTGCGAGACGAGCCGGCAGGTCCGCTCGTCGACCGGCGTCAGCTCGCCGTCGCCGACCCGGCCCCGTACCTCGGCGACCGGGGCGTGCAGGGTGGCCACCGCCCGGTACGTGGGCGCGAGCGCGTACAACTTCTCGTGCACGTACGCGGCCGCGTCCGCGGCCGGCAGGTCCCTGGGCACGGCGCGGACCCCGGTGGCGGCGGCGTCGGCGAGCCGGTCCACCCGGTAGATCCGCCAGTCGTCGCGGTCGTTGTCGTACCCGACCAGGTACCAGCGGTGCCCGGCGGCGACCAGCCGGTACGGGTCCACGTGCCGGCGGCTCCCGGTGCCGTCGTGGCTCCGGTAGCCGAACCGGACCCGCTGCCGGCCGGTGATCGCGGCGGCGAGCGTGGTGAGCAGGTCGGGGTCGACGGGATCGGGCGCACCGATCGGCGCCATCGGCACGGTGGCCGCGGTGAGGTTGCGGACCCGGTACCGCAGCCGGGACGGCAGCACCTGGTCGAGCTTGGTCAGCGCCCGCAGCGCGGCCTCCTCGATCCCGGTCACTGCCTGCCGGGCGGCGGTCCGCAGGCCGACCGCGACGGCCACCGCCTCCTCGTCGTCGAGCAGCAGCGGTGGCAGGGCGGCCCCGGCGACCAGCCGGTAGCCGCCGGTCACGCCGAGGCTGGCCGCCACCGGGTAGCCGAGGTCGCGCAGCCGGTCGACGTCCCGGCGGATGGTGCGAGGGCTGACCGCCAGGCGCTCGGCCAGTTCGCTGCCGGGCCACTCGCGCGGGGTCTGGAGCAGCGAGAGCAGTCGGAGTAGTCGACCGGGGGTGTCCGTCACGATTTCCAGCATGCCAGGGAACGAGGACGGGAACTGACCTAGATCGTGGTTACCGTCCTCAGCATGACCGACGAGATCAGGAACTTCCGCATCGACGTCCCCGAGTTCGACCTGGCGGACCTGCACCGCCGGCTGGACGCCACCCGGTGGCCGCGCCAGCTCCCCGGCCAGGACTGGCAGCGCGGCGTGCCGGTCGACCACCTGCGCGAGCTGGCCGGGCACTGGCGCACCGGGTACGACTGGCGGGCACAGGAGGCGCGGTTGAACGCGTTCCCGCAGTTCGTCACCGAGATCGACGGCCTCGACGTGCACTTCCTGCACGTCCGCTCGACGGAACCGGACGCGCTGCCGCTGCTGCTCACCCACGGCTGGCCGAACTCGTTCGTCGAGTTCGCCGAGCTGATCGGGCCGCTCACCGATCCGCGCGCCCACGGTGGCGACCCCGGGCAGGCGTTCCACGTGGTGGTGCCGTCGGTGCCCGGCTTCGGGTTCTCCGCCCCGCCGGCGGAGGCCGGTTTCTCCGTCGCTCGGGTCGGGCGGATGTTCGCCGAGCTGATGCGCCGGCTCGGGTACGACCGGTACGGCGTCCAGGGCGGCGATCTCGGGGCGTACGTCGCACCGGAGGTGGCCCGGGCCGCGCCGGAGCGGGTGGTCGGCGCGTACGTCACCGGCGGGCTCGGCATGCCCACCGAGGCGGACCTGCCGGAGCTGACCGAACCCGAGCGGGCGTTCTACCACCAGATGCGGGAGTGGGCCGGCGTCGGGGTGGACCACCACGGCCTGCTGCGGGCCGCCCCGCAGACGTTCAGCTACGCGTGGCAGGACTCCCCGGTCGGGCTGCTTGCTTGGATGATCCACAAGTTCAAGGAGTTCACCTGGACGGTGGACATCCCGGAGAAGGCGATCGACCGCGATCTGCTGCTGACAAACGTGAGCCTCTGGTGGTTCACCGGCACCTCCGGCTCGTCGTCCTGGTTCATGTACGACAACACCGCCTTCGCCTGGCCGCAGGGGCAAAACCTGGTTCCGACCGGCGTGTACTCCGGCACCCCCGGGATCCGCCGGCTCGCGGAGCGGCACAACCGGATCACGCACT from Micromonospora kangleipakensis includes these protein-coding regions:
- a CDS encoding Bax inhibitor-1/YccA family protein, producing MRSANPVLTRLDDVGRTERQVLGVGAAEAMTVDDVVTRTTGLLLLTGVTAAVAWVVFPQAVWLPAALAGSALAGLVLVLVISLKQITNPLPIAAYAVLQGLLLGVASRAFELIYPGIVVQAVVGTFGVFLGMALLYRARLIRATPRLARLVVGALLGIVALSLVNLVAYLLTGRQGLEAYSLTAEVGWLPYVISGVAIIAGAFSFILDFDLVERSVRAGLPRRYAWFCAFGLLVGLIFLYWQILRLLSYLRR
- a CDS encoding CYTH and CHAD domain-containing protein codes for the protein MATVVERERKYSADEGFRLPDLTGCGGVTTTSDATAFDLDAVYLDTADLRLARGGFALRRRTGGHDAGWHLKVGSAGGDRTEYQFPAGADDDAPPAELVALFRAASRGQPVAPAARITTRRIERRLLDGRGRVLAEVAEDTVEGRDLVTGERQAWREIEVELVDGDDALLDAVDDRLRAAGARPVPVSKSHRALATRLAVPATAPEPGAAPVLDYALAQRDVLIANHPGAIGGVEDAVHDMRVAVRRLRSTLRTFRGLWDRRESEWVRAELRWLGAQLGPVRDTQVMAARLTDAVHAEPADLVLGPVAARISARFAADLATALDELRAALGSDRYTGLLARLDALLEGPTARTVDARWVARRVRRAVTRADDRLDQALAGDHPTGAAEDVALHEARKADKTARYAVEVREPAVGKPAGRLVDRLKDLQDLLGTHQDSVVTREVLRRQALRAYADGENTFTYGILHARQAAAAGRDVRAAARARDRARRRKVRRWLKR
- a CDS encoding acetyl-CoA C-acetyltransferase → MPIESSRDAVIVATARSPIGRAFKGSLRDVRSDDLAATIVQAALAKVPGLDPAEIDDLYLGCGLPGGEQGFNMARVVATLMGLDGLPGATLTRYCASSLQTTRMAMHAIRAGEGDVFISAGVEMVSRYARGNSDTLPPEAQALVGGGWENPRFAAAHERSKARAQGGAEVWTDPREDGQLPDIYLTMGQTAENLAQVYDVTREDMDAFGVRSQNLAEKAIADGFWAREITPVTTPDGTVVSGDDGPRPGVTLEAVSGLKPVFRPDGRITAGNCCPLNDGAAAVVIMSAQRAQDLGLTPLARIVSTGVTALSPEIMGLGPVEASKQALKRAGMTIDDVDLVEINEAFAAQVIPSYRQLGIPEEKLNVMGGAIAVGHPFGMTGARITGTLLNALEWHDKTIGLETMCVGGGQGMAMVLERLC
- a CDS encoding SGNH/GDSL hydrolase family protein, whose amino-acid sequence is MTEHHELAFRLGRAAALSLVAGTVGGAAVLAGQAIAARNRRYAQPELGLALRATVGRAGAPPLRLVLLGDSSALGVGVERFEETVGGQLAHLLAEGPTGWQVHLSSVGVAGSRSTDLATQVARALLGERPDVALILVGANDATTMTRPADAAAYLAAAVRRLREAHVEVVVGTCPDLGAVRAVASPLRQVLGWSGRRVARTQTTAVLDAGGSVVDLATETGPVFRADAGTLCHDGYHPSADGYRVWAHALLPAVSAAAAVASRHH
- a CDS encoding SGNH/GDSL hydrolase family protein, encoding MGDAGSVVPTGWQRARRIARVAAIGTGATVAATVATGGVLLGQARQARRTIPMAEAPPPRCDGTYGAKFPGPPMTMVILGDSSAAGYGVHRRRETPGALLATGLSRRLHRPVRLHRYAVVGSLSAGLKPQVESALEVEPDIAVILIGGNDVTNRTPPALAVRYLVDAVRTLQEAGCEVVVGTCPDLGAIRPIQPPLRWLARRWSRQLAAAQTVAVVEAGGWTVSLGDMLGPRFAAEPARMFAWDRFHPSAEGYAVAAAALLPTVLSALGAGQERRAAVARGEGVRSLPEAAHEAARHAGTEVSGVQVRGRDRGPGGRWAQLRRRAFFGVGAVPQPGPAADSPTLEGLA
- a CDS encoding YkvA family protein, encoding MGKTLKRSAAFTALARALMAGSRGGPSLGERLAALPRMIRATARGEYDGGLRLAMMTAATAYVVSPVDVVPELFLTVFGLVDDAVMVTWLAGSVLSETERFLEWEARRSSVIPGHVTP
- a CDS encoding cystathionine beta-synthase, encoding MQYYDNVVELIGNTPLVRLRNVTEGIQATVLAKVEYLNPGGSVKDRIALRMVEDAEAAGILGPGGTIVEPTSGNTGVGLALVAQLKGYKCVFVCPDKVSQDKQDVLRAYGAEVVVCPTAVAPEDPRSYYNVSDRLAREIPGAWKPDQYSNPANPRSHYETTGPELWKQTEGEITHFVAGVGTGGTISGIGRYLKEASEGRVKVIGADPEGSVYSGGTGRPYLVEGVGEDFWPETYDRGVADEIVEVSDKESFEMTRRLAREEGLLVGGSCGMAVVAALEVARKAGPDDVIVVLLPDSGKGYLSKIFNDKWMARYGFLDNSGTEPTVADALAGKPGGLPELVHVHPTETVRDAIDYMREYGVSQLPVLKAEPPVVTGEVAGSIAEKDLLDALFTGQAHLHDMIERHMAEPLPMIGGGQPVSEAVGLLEKSDAALVLVDGKPKGVLTRQDLLAHLGAR